In Syngnathus scovelli strain Florida chromosome 12, RoL_Ssco_1.2, whole genome shotgun sequence, the genomic window GTATGTTGCACAACACATGTATGCGTTTAAATGCAGCACTTAACACACAATGAAATGGACCTTTGTcaacacataccgtaatttccggtgtataagccgcacagttgtataagccgcaccagctaaaattgggggatattttagtttttttcttacataagccgcaccggactataagccgcacgcgcacacgagttattaacaaagaaatactggacacagaaagcttttttaaagttttaataacataccttaacatttctttccaaacactgcctgtgacgcagcagtaataccgcagcaacacggaagtaacacaggactaatagggtttgattaaataaaacataccggtaaaaatcACTGAGACGCAGCGGTAacgcagcagcaacacggtagcacagcactaacagggctggttaaagtaaaagtaaaaaaaaccagcctcatcgtcttcatcttccttctgtgcactgaaaccgtcgaagtctccctcctcaatttccgattggaatagcgttagatatccttcgccacacactttctcagtatctctttcgtcgtcgtttttatccatttcttctagcattttccatgatgagggtctgttcatgctaatcttattcatgcacgaagcgctaaattacattaaacgagCGAGCGAgatgtatagctccagagtagacgggaccacgaaataaagaaaagggtgccgcaacacaatgtcatcaacatcgactgcctttagcttaaacgcggcatcatatgcatttctttagtcccccataatgacggtttgtgtataaaagcttcctttcagtaatgtccgtcttgatcgcgttctgcgtgatgcgcgaaatgttctaaacacaaactagcacgtcttcttcggcgcattatctcttcttcgcctgtctcgctcttgcttcctgcgagagcgcTCCCTTGAGGCCGGAGgccataaaaatccataagtacgccgcgccgccatttaagcctcagggttcaaagtaaccttctgaataaaatgcattaaaagttcacattcattacaacttgtttttggtgagcaaaatgtcagaagaattgaatttaaatgctgattgattgggttttaatacaatgcagatggtccaaacagcgccactgctttgtgtaatctctgagtcacatggcagagtaagagaaagggtttagagcacaggtgtcaaactcaaggcccgggtgccagatacggcccgccacatcattctatgtggcccacaaagacaaattgtgcatcaaattcgtgtgtcattactagaattgcaaattgtcttcactttcaatatctttttttaaaaatatttgaccagtttttactcgtctgatttgaaaacgagttatttgtcagtttgttttgtagcttttactgtatataatagtgttaagagtaaaagtgatcaagtcatcacaaaaatcacgaaaaaattcttatataagccgcacctgactataagccgcagggttcaaaattttggaaaaaagtcgcggctaatacaatgcagatggtccaaacagcgccactgctttgtgtaatctctgagtcacatggcagagtaagagaaagggtttagagcacaggtgtcaaactcaaggcccgggtgccagatacggcccgccacatcattctatgtggcccacaaagacaaattgtgcatcaaattcgtgtgtcattactagaattgcaaattgtcttcactttcaatatctttttttaaaaatatttgaccagtttttactcgtctgatttgaaaacgagttatttgtcagtttgttttgtagcttttactgtatataatagtgttaagagtaaaagtgatcaagtcatcacaaaaatcacgaaaaaattcttatataagccgcacctgactataagccgcagggttcaaaattttggaaaaaagtcgcggcttatacaccggaaattacggtagaacCGCTGGATTTATCACAGTTTAGATatggattaaaataaaataaaacaccacTGCAAAACTTCTGCCTTTGCttagtattttttcaaatggcCTGCATAAAATAAATTAGACATCATTTGAAATATTATGCCAAACATCTTGGGCTGTCTGGAATAAAatgcatcaaataaataaaacaaaaaaatctatgTTCTTGTACAAGTTCCTTTTAAGAATGAAGTTCTAACCTCAAATCAGACATGTTCAGTGaactgagggggaaaaaaagcttttgctTCGAATATGTGTTGCGTGTCGATGAGAGAAAACTTTGGGACAAATAACATTAATATGATCTGtggagacacacgcacacatcactgaccttctccaagtccatccatccattatctgtaccacttctcgggggtcgcgggcgtgctggagcctatcccagctgtcatagggcattaggcgggggacaccctgaattgggtgccagccaatcgcaaaaAAATtatgcaggcacagggagaacatgcaaactccacacagggaggtctggaggtggaattgaacccacaccctccaaactgtgaggcggacgtgctaaccagtgggcAATGTGCCACCTCTTCTCCAAGTCAAGCACTTCAAAGTTGGCTTGTgcgtgtattttattttttatttttttctctgatGCTCCTTATGAGGCAATATGATCTAGTGTTCCTTGTTGTTGTTGCGAGCGTGTGTCACTATCTTGGCGCTGCAGACCGCTCAGTGCCGGAATTAAGCTGGACTCCTCTAAAGCTGACACttgcgcacacactcacactttcACAGGGAGGATAAAGGCTTTGCCGTTTACAAACTactgcgtgcacacacacgatTAGATACACacttattatttttgtgtgttccACCCGCTACACACCCCACACACATACTAAAAGAGATCATGAATGAGATCATGGCTGCCATgcgtaatgatgatgatgatgtcatcaaattAATACAAGCGATGCAATTTCAGCGCCTGAAGGAGCTGAAGCATCGCGAGTTCTACCGGGCGTTGGCCTGCAGGAGGCAGAGGAGGCGCAGGGAGGAGCGCTCGCTGAGAAAGACTctacggcagcagcagcagcatggtCGTCACCGTCATGAGTACAAAGCAGAAGAGCACTGGTGAGCGCTTCACAAGAGTTTCAACTTCAACATTTTGTTGACGTGCGCACGTAATGAATACACTGTACAACTTACAAGCCGGACTAAACTTGTACGGTTGTAACCACGTACGCGGCCAGTGCTTGCATTAATAGACTTTCAAAATACATCGGTACATCACATATGTACATAAAAACCTTGCCAATGGATTTCACTTAAGAGTTAAGTTATGCAtacatttaatgttttttttaacatgatatAAATATGATCCGAGCGGCCGTGAAGGCCCCCCCCCCCGGAGCTGCGAGTTGCAAGCGGAGCACGCCCACGCAACAAGAACTCCAGCCTCTCCCAGAAAGTGGGCCCTCGGGACCACATCAACCCCTTTCAATCCATGCATGAAGGCAAGAATTTCAAAGGGGCTCTGCGCAACAATACGGCGCAGCCTCGACACTTCATGTGCTGGGAAAAAAGCACATTGTCACAAAGACTATCACATCCGTATCCATAGACTGTAGCCGCAAACATTCGTACGAATCATTTGCAGTTGCAAGCCAAACATGCAATTGATCCCAATCACAAACATACACAAAGATGCAATTAGAGCAATCAACCTCCTGGCAACAATTTGGTGTTTTCGCTGATTTCGCTCACTTGCATTTTTTTGGCAACATGGGATGACAAAGCCAAACAAGTGCAGGAAAGACATGCAAACTGTACACAATCCCAGACTCACACCCGATCTGGTCAGATGTGCATGCCGCTAGAGTGCCATGCTGCATTGTCAAAGTGGCGTTCAATCCCAAAAAAGAGAAAGTTGCATTTTGGCACGTCCGCCGTAGAGCCGATCGGGCGTAACCACATTGATTTGAGGCTTTTGCgctcctcctctgccttcccGTTAGCGCTCCGGGTTGCGGCCCCATGTTCCGCTCCACCACTGTGGCGGTGGAACCGGCGAGTGCTATGGAGAAGTGGAGCGACAGCCACGTCCACAACGGCGACGACGCCCTGGCGAGTGGTAAGCAAGTGCTCCTCAACCACTTGGCTCACGTCCATGCTTGTCGGAGGCCGTTGCTTCATTAGCGGGCCATCACTGATCAAACACTCGTCAGTTCACCACACTCACGCTTGTCCTCCAGAAAGTCTCAATTGTACAAAATCCAAAACATTGTTTTCCACTGGAAATCGTGTCAACCCAATTCCGGGTCACCCAAAATATTAAGACAAACACAAAAGCCTTCACCGCGTCAAGGCAATCATAAATATGGCTTGCTTCGGCAACACTTAGGGCGACATTGGCCTTAATAGCCGGTTCAAAAGTCaattcttcaaaataaaagcatgccaGTGCAGTGTGGCAGTTAAATAACTGTGTGGAAAAGTGTATAATAgtgtatgcttttattttgaaaggctgaCCCATATGTTGACACATGTTGCCGAGCAGCCCGGGAGggttaatgcttttttttttattgcttttatGGGAAAACAGCAGATGTATAAAAACTGAGACAAACTATAGAAGAGATACATCGTTGGAAATTGAATCACAAGAAAACGTTTCCCACTCCTGCACTGAATTAATATTATTCAAATTGTGTACCTCATAAAGTGACACCgaggttgttttgttcacatttGAGGCAAAATTCTTTGACTCATTTGTGTTTCAAAAAAGACCTCACCAGTACACAAATGCGCTAAAATGTTCACCTCACAAACTTTGTTGGAAAGAAATGCATTGAGGAACGTAGCATGTAGAACGTAGGGGGCGGTTGGAATGAGGACAGAAAGAAGGAGGTGTAGGAAGAAGTCGGCCGTAAACGCTGCAGTCGGCAAACCAATGCTGGAGGCGCAAAACAGAGCGACACAAAcggatgaaaagaaaaacacgttGAAGTAAGCCTGACATTCATCAGCATGCTTATTTCTTCTTCCCAAGCACGTCCCACGCTCACAAATCAGGTTGTGATGCGCAATGAGCCACAAACGTGAAGCCTCGCAGTAACATTGCTGAATCCTTGCCCAGTAGCTCCTCTTCACATTCATTGCACCTTTTCTGACATGtaagctctctttgtttttcttctctacagCTCCTCAAAGCTCACTGCTCCTTCCCGTGGACGCCACACTGAGAAGCAGACTCCTGAGCGACACGCGGTGGCCGTACCAGCGAGGGAACGCTCACGCCATTACGCCTGGCAACATCACGAGCACAAACGGCCACACGAGCCGAGGCGGTGCCTTTAACAAGCTCCCTTGGGCCCCCGGTTTCTTAAGCGACACCATTAGAGCCAATAACATCCCCGCTGACAGTGAAAACAAAGGTTACGTCGCCAGCAGGGGGCGCCCGGTTTGCTTCTCACTGCCTAAAAGGAGCTGCCTTCTTCTGCACCAGTCGGCCGCTGTCTTCATCCAAGCTGGGCGGAACTCGCGAGACGGCATCGAGACGACGCAACAAGTGGACAACAAAGTTGCTCGAAAGCAGATCTCGACGACACGGTTGACCGGCGAGCTGGATGAcaagacgaaagccacactgtctTTATGCAACCACCGCCATCGGAACAGACGCCAAGTGCATGTGGGAGGTGGGAGAGGAGCCCAAAACACTGCTGGCAGTAGGACTGAAGATGGGACAAGAGCCCAAGATGGAGGTGCAAGTGGGCTTAGAGCCCAAATTTGTGGTGGGGAGTGTGAAACCGAAGCTGTCCAAGTCAATGATGGTGAAGCTACTGGAGCCCAAGTAACTGGCCAACGCGCCACAGGAGACCGAGTCAATGTAGGAGGTGGGATAAGAGCTCAGACCAGCGGTCCAAGTACAATTGGAGGAACTGGGACAAGAGCTGAAGATGGGGCTGCAAGTAGAACTGGTAGTGATGGTGGGCCAGGAGCTGGTGCGAGAGGCCAGGGCTGTAGTCAAACTCTGGCTACAACTGAAGCCAGCCAAAATAGGACTGGAGTTCAACTAATAAGTGTCATGGGAGCCCAAAACAGTGAAGGGGGTACAACCAGTGCTAAGAAGACTGGTTGGAGTGGAACTGAAGCTGCAGTTACTCATGGACTTGGGACTGGAGCCATCCTAAATGGCGGTGGACTCAAGACTGGAGCCCAAGTTGCTTATCAACGTGGGACAGTGGTCCAAATCATTCCAAGATGCAGCAATGCACCCCAAGAGCAAGATGGATCCCAAGTCATCGTTGCTCGTGATACTGGAGCTGAAGACCCAGGTGACAATCACATTGAGACGGGAGCCCGAGACGGCGGTGCACGTAGAGCTGGAACCACCCAAGACTGTGGCGATGGTTGGATTGGAATCCTAAAAACTGGTCAGAGTGGCACTGGAACCCAATCGGCCCATGGAAGTGGGATTGCAGCTGAAGATCACGTGACAAGAGCACTGCCGCCACTTTTGGAGTCTCAAAGTCCTGCCTTTGAAACCTCTGACAAAACGTATTTTGTTGGAAAGCTACATAGTTCCACTCTGGCTGAGCCCCAGCAAGCAGCACTAGAGAACCAAGCCAAAGACCCGAGTCTGAAACAATCGCCGAGATCTCCTCCGGGTCGGCCCAAGGAACCCTTCTGTCCCGTCCTGAGTCGCCAGGGCAGCCGCGTCCTGCTGTGGCCCTCGGAGATGGTCCGCTACACCAAGACATCGCCCTCGCTCTCCTATAGTGTCAACCCGCTGCTGTACGACTTCCGAGCGCACGCGGGCGGCAACGGGGAAGCGGGGCGCCCGTCAGTGATCAAACATGCCGGCCGCCGACAGAAGCCGGAAAGCGGCGGGGGAGGAGGCCAGGCTGAGTCAGATCAAAGTCCAGATGAGAATGGAGGAGGACAGGCGGGAAATCCCCTGCAAATGGTGCGCCAAGGCAAAGGTGgattgaggaggaggaggaagaagaggggagGGCTGAGGAAGAGGGGGAGAAggaaaagaagagaggagatgAAAAGGAAAGAGCAAAGCAAGAGGAAGATAATGATTGGTCTCCATGAGATGGCGAGAGATGACAGCGGAACAGAGAAGAGCCAGAAAAAGCGGCTATTAAGTCATCCAGCGGTGCGGCGGACGCTCGAAGGCCCAGCAAAAAGTCCGAGGGGGAGGCGGGAGCAGTGGCTCACCGAGAACCACGTGCTATTATGTTCTCTTTCCGCAAATAGGTGTAATCGGAAGCGGGTGAACGCGGCTGGCGCTGGCCCACATCGGTGCCAGCAATCCTCCTCCGGGTGGGGTCCCGCGCTCACAAAGCTCCTCTGCGGTGGTGCAGCATGTAACGCCGCGATTAGCCCCGCTATTCAGACGCCACGCTGTCCTGCAATTACGGCCCACCCCGCCGGCATGGACACGGGGCCGGAGCACAAACATGGAGACGGAGACGAGCGAGGGCCGCAAGATAAGGGCCGCGGGAATCCGAGGGAAATAAAAGCTCAGGAGGCGAGAGTGTGTGCGGCGACGATTAGCAGCGTCTTGTCCCCCCGCCGAGACGCAGCGGGTCGGCGCCAAATCCATCTCGCGCCGTCTTCAGACGCCCAAGCGGCGTGCGATGCAGCGATTAGCCCCATCCCCCTTTCCTTTGGCGGCCCAGCGTGCGCTCACCAACAAACGGCCGCACCaagtatttgcacctttgaggcACAAAAGACGGAGAGGCAGCCGAGCGTTCCGTCAGCTTGCGCAAACGCGACACTCGCCGGCAAAGATCTTGCACAGGAAATGAGAGGCGGCGACAAGAGGAAGTGCACAGAGTGTCCGCAAACCTGCGCTGGGAAGAAACACAAAGgagaaccaaaccaaaccaaaagaGTCATAGGCTTTGGTTTGGGAACAACTTTGGACTCAACAAGTGAAGCAAGCAGTAAGGAGATGAATCCAAGCCACTTCTCCCCTGACAGGACAGCTCACGTATATCAGGATGCTAACGCCAACGGCGTCCAGTCTGTCGACGACAAAGTTGTGGACACGCCTCCCGAGGACGCCGCTCATGATGACGTCATCAAACGCCAACTCAGCAGCCAGGAGACAAATCCGAGGCACTTGTCACCGGAGAGGCTTCGGGTTCGAGTGTGTCAGGAGAGCCAATCCTTTAGTTCTACCTGTGTTGCACCTTATGGGTACCATCTGTGTCGCGACTCCGTCAATGCTCAAGTCATTGACGCCCCCCTTTCAGAGCCCAAAGCAGCTCCAAGCAAGGATGGCCAGCGTGGtgaggacaaggcgaaggacgagCATGGCGGCAGTAGGTGTCGGGAAGTCTGGATGGCGGATCCCGTCCCCCCAGATAAGAGTCCACGTTTCCCCCTTGGGCTACCGCCGGGGTGCCTCCGCCTCCAAGCTCCTGTCTTCTTACCGCCGTCAGCTTCCTCCTTCTCCTTCCATCGCACCGTCATCCAGCACCACGTCTCCCTCCTGCCCCCGCCACTGCCGCTCCCTTCTTACCTGCTGCCGGCTTTGGCCCCCCAGCCACTAGGGCTGAATCCGCCGCCTCCGCCTTCTTTCTTGGCCTCGCCCGCCATCCATCTCCTGGATGCACCGTATCCCCTGGTGACGGATTTTCACCCCATGCTGAGTCAACATCACCCGGCCCTCCTGGCGCCCCCCCACCCAGCAGCCTTGCCCTTGCAGCTGTTGTTCTAGTTGCCATTTTCAAAGACTTTCAAGTCATTGGCTATGCTCATTCACTCCGTGGCACAAATAATGAATACAGTCAAACTCGGAGTAGAGAATGAGTGAACGATTGTTAACATTTCCAAACGAGCCTAAGCTGTGCAAGCAGCTATGTAGCGCGACACCCAGCTGTGGTCCTTTCCCACCCCCACTTTACATTTCAAACTGGCCACTCGATTGCAAGAAAATAAAATTCTATCATCTTCATTTCACAAGGGATGTTCAAAAATATTGGGACTCCCAAGCGAGGAAAAGATTTCGACTATCActtgtggaggaaaaaaaaattctgcctgGATGTATTTTTGTAGACCACCTCGCTTGAATGAGACTCACTTTTTAGACTTTGTGCTGATGCTACTTGTGATTATGACTTAGAATTCAAACTACTTCAAAGGAAACCAGTTTGGAGCAAATAGTAAAGCTGTTATTGATGCGATTGTCTTAGAAAAAGATAcatggaaataaaaaatgaataataaagcAGTAGACTTCTGGTCTTGTTTTGACCTTTGCACACAGTAACAAATAAAGGAGAAAAATCACTTTTGTTATTTTGAATTTCTCATCATTTGTAAGTAAAATGGGCGGGCGGGCGTCTGTCAGTGACGGACTGAGAGCGTCCTCGGCACACTGACGGGCGAAAATCTGTTTGACCTTTCGATCATTCCGCAAGATGGCAACGCATTGGTGGCGGATCGACGGAGCATCGCATCAGTTTGACGGGTGGGATGCCCACCTCTGCTTGAAAGTAgcctttaaaactagggttggtGTTTTGAATGGCTTCAAAGTAAGGTTTCAATCTCAACTTTCAAACTACGGCTGGCCCCCACTCCTAGCTTTTACCTCACCTTATGTCTCCATGCCCACCCATGTCTttcgtgtgtgtgggtgtgcgtgtgtgggtgtgtgtgtgtgtgtgtgtgtgtgcgtgcgtgcgtgcgtgtgtgtacaggcgtgtttgtgcgtgtgcacgGCCAATCAATGCTCACCAACAATTTTGCCGGAGTGACCTTTTAAAGGTGCAAGAAAGCATCGCCGTGACATTCAAGCCAGAATGCTAGAAATATGCCTCCcggcatgaaaataaaatttcttatttatttgcttgtttTGGGATTCATTCCCACGAAAAGGTGACATTTGTCCGTTTTCCTCAAGTCGTGgcaagaaaagaagaagaaacggGCTTGTCTGGCCTTGTGTGGTGGCAAGCAGATTGGCAAGACAAACATGAGAGCAAACGGGAGAGGGCCGTCGTCAAAGACAATGCGGCCACGTGGAAGTGCTGAGCTTTGATTATGACGGCAAGCAGTCCTACCTGCGGATTGTGCGAGTTCCCACTAGGAGCAAGCGTGACCCTCCGCCGATAAATGAGCATCAAGTCAAGAAGAAGAAATGCATCGTAGTTTGGCCTCTCCGGCTTGCTGACGAACAAGAAAAGTGCCTTccaagttttttctttttttttgcagtcactGCAGCTACTCAGAACCCGAATGGGCTGACTCCATTTTGCTCGCTTTGAAGGGCAGAATTGAATACTGGTGGGAGCCGGAGCTCAATTTGGGCAGCAGTCCATCTATGGACTCAGCACTTGAGCCGCTTCATCAGTGTAAGACTGGGCCAATGGGCTTGATTAATTCATTGAttggttaaggtttcaaacctgGGTGACACTTTCAAATTGGCATTTCAAATGGGGTGAGACTTTCAAAACAGGGTATTAAACGAGGGACAAGGTTTCAACATAGGCCCATTACAGTTAGTTtctaagtagggtttcaaatagtttttttaaattaggatTCTAAATGAGGGTTAGGTTTCAAAATTTGCGTTTCAAACTGGTGTTTAAAACTAGGTTTAGGGATTCAAATGAGGGTGGCAAACTTAGAATTGGGTTTCAGAGTACGGTCAAGCTTTCAAATTATGGTATCAAATTGGGACTCTTGCAAAGGGTCAGAGATTTAAATAAGGTTTTAAACAATGATTAGTGTTCAAATTCAGGTTTAATAGAAGATTAGGGTTTCAATCCAGGGTCGGGCTTTCCATCCATGGCCGCCTAATGACACAATCGGACAAATGTGTTGTTCATGCTTGCAAGCGCTTGGGAGAAGTCTACGCCTCCTTTCTAATAATGACAAGAAAACAGATGCAGGAAGCGTTCCCacacccctcaaaaaaaaataaaaaatacgtgGTGGGTTTCATCCTCGAGCCTGGTGATCATGTCCAAGAGCCCTTGAGCAAGACAAGGTAGGGCTTGGCAGCACCCTTCATGGCAGCACCAATTTactttttctgtgtcttcttgcggtgtagcaaatttgaacaggttctccCCCCTCCGCAAGCAAAGTTACAAGGGCCGCACTAATTCTAACAGCAGAGATTTGTTCGAGGCCTTGAAAGGCCGCATCCCGTCAAACGTAAATAAAAGGGCCTTAAAAATGGAGCATCCTGCCAAACGTGCTTTGCAGAGGCCACCTctgaccatcatcatcatcaataatGCATCGATCCACTGGTTGGAATTTCCCAAGGGCTTAATGAAGCATCTTTGCATGATGAGATTGTGGCGAAGGCTCTGTGCTGTGTTTCAACGCGTCGCATTTGGCGCTCACGCCATGCTATGTTCAGATCAAGTGGCCTTGAATTCTATTTTAATGTTTGGCAACTTTGGCCAACTCGCGGCCTCCATCCTGAAAATCTGGCGAGGGAGACGAAGAGCGAGCGTGCGAGATGTCATTGGGATGCGCCGCGCTCTGTCGTCAACCTGGCGCGAGCGTGATTGTCAACGCCGCCGTGTCAATCGCTCTCCCGAGTCAGCTTcgtttcggtgagtcggtctgtcCCCATTCGCACATTTTGATGAGAACGAGTGGAACCTTGACGCTAGGAAATCTGCCGCTCAAGCGCAAAGTCAGACCCGGGGCGCCTCGGGTGAGGTGGGGCCATCGATTCGCACTTTTGGCTCACGGGCTGGTTTGCGAGAGGGAGGTTAGTcgctgagggaaaaaaagaggaaagaagAGGCTGCCATGGCTGCACTGCACAAAATTAACATCACAGGCACAAAAGGCTAAATTGTGACATCACCATCAAATCGAAAAGACAAgggaaaaatgacatttaaaacacacacactgggaTTATTAATGCAAACATGATGGAAGTcgtaataaatgttttttttttttttttctaaccctCGTTCTCTTGTCAAGCGTGACATTACCTGAAGGGACAGCGGGACAGCTGGCTATCAGTgagttgcactcgcactcacgcacacacacacgcgtgcactcacacacacaatgcacattTGTCGAGGCAGCTGTAGTCGTCAGCAGGGACATTTAGTTGAATGACTCTCATTTGGCTGGAATGGTCTGCGTGTGCGTAAATGCATGCACACCAACCAGGGGGGCTTTGTCAATGGTTTCAGTGGGAGAAATCATTGCAAAAATGTTGAGGGGGGGCAATTTAACATATGCAGTTGCCACAGCAGCGTTTAGCTGCTAGATGAAGCAAACGTCTGCAGCTCAGAAATGATCAGAAGATGCCTTAACAAGAAATGCTAAAActcaatgaataaatacatcaattcataaaaaaaattcgATTGGCACAGCAACAATAAACGATTGAAAATCGGTAGAAATCCTGAAAACAAGACAAACGCCACAAAATGAAATGAACTCCTGGGAAATAGTTCACTTTGATGGAATAATTTGGCTAGGCACGCTTTTCTGGCCGCTTgaagtgcgcgtgtgtgcgtgtagcaGGACCCAGAAAAGAAGGAGACGTTCCCGGAGTCACTTCGATCGGGGAAGAAGTCACGCATCCGTCAGCATGCGACTTGTCGTCAATAAATCATTGCGGTGGTGAGCAAATCCGCACGCGTGCGACAACACTTGCACCGGGCAGCATTGGAAAAGTTCCGGCAGCTCGACTTCCAGGAACTTCAACGTGTGGTGTGTTTTCCGCGACTGCTGTTTGTGCC contains:
- the LOC125978089 gene encoding uncharacterized protein, whose translation is MACYYIVISSTHLRDGQLRNIKGVFRGPIGAGGHQRNNTEEGTSSLYCELCDKQYVRHQQFDNHINSYDHHHKQRLKELKHREFYRALACRRQRRRREERSLRKTLRQQQQHGRHRHEYKAEEHCAPGCGPMFRSTTVAVEPASAMEKWSDSHVHNGDDALASAPQSSLLLPVDATLRSRLLSDTRWPYQRGNAHAITPGNITSTNGHTSRGGAFNKLPWAPGFLSDTIRANNIPADSENKGYVASRGRPVCFSLPKRSCLLLHQSAAVFIQAGRNSRDGIETTQQVDNKVARKQISTTRLTGELDDKTKATLSLCNHRHRNRRQVHVGGGRGAQNTAGSRTEDGTRAQDGGASGLRAQICGGECETEAVQVNDGEATGAQVTGQRATGDRVNVGGGIRAQTSGPSTIGGTGTRAEDGAASRTGSDGGPGAGARGQGCSQTLATTEASQNRTGVQLISVMGAQNSEGGTTSAKKTGWSGTEAAVTHGLGTGAILNGGGLKTGAQVAYQRGTVVQIIPRCSNAPQEQDGSQVIVARDTGAEDPGDNHIETGARDGGARRAGTTQDCGDGWIGILKTGQSGTGTQSAHGSGIAAEDHVTRALPPLLESQSPAFETSDKTYFVGKLHSSTLAEPQQAALENQAKDPSLKQSPRSPPGRPKEPFCPVLSRQGSRVLLWPSEMVRYTKTSPSLSYSVNPLLYDFRAHAGGNGEAGRPSVIKHAGRRQKPESGGGGGQAESDQSPDENGGGQAGNPLQMVRQGKGGLRRRRKKRGGLRKRGRRKRREEMKRKEQSKRKIMIGLHEMARDDSGTEKSQKKRLLSHPAVRRTLEGPAKSPRGRREQWLTENHVLLCSLSANRCNRKRVNAAGAGPHRCQQSSSGWGPALTKLLCGGAACNAAISPAIQTPRCPAITAHPAGMDTGPEHKHGDGDERGPQDKGRGNPREIKAQEARVCAATISSVLSPRRDAAGRRQIHLAPSSDAQAACDAAISPIPLSFGGPACAHQQTAAPSICTFEAQKTERQPSVPSACANATLAGKDLAQEMRGGDKRKCTECPQTCAGKKHKGEPNQTKRVIGFGLGTTLDSTSEASSKEMNPSHFSPDRTAHVYQDANANGVQSVDDKVVDTPPEDAAHDDVIKRQLSSQETNPRHLSPERLRVRVCQESQSFSSTCVAPYGYHLCRDSVNAQVIDAPLSEPKAAPSKDGQRGEDKAKDEHGGSRCREVWMADPVPPDKSPRFPLGLPPGCLRLQAPVFLPPSASSFSFHRTVIQHHVSLLPPPLPLPSYLLPALAPQPLGLNPPPPPSFLASPAIHLLDAPYPLVTDFHPMLSQHHPALLAPPHPAALPLQLLF